TCCTCAACTCGGCAGCCATGGCGTCGTTGATGGCTTCGATGCGCCAGTCGCGGCTGACCAGCATAGCCATGTCGTGAGTCGCATTGAGCATGACCCAGCCGGCGCGTTCACTTGCCCGCAGAGCCTGCTCAGTGCGCTTGCGTTCCAGAATATTGCCCAGGAGAGAGCAGTAAATGGCGATGATGTCCTGGAGGTTTGGGTCAACGGGGCCGCCACTTATGGCACAGTCATTCAGGAAGAAGCCCAGAGACTTGGTTGCAGACCGGATCGGCGTATGAGCAACCCACCCGGTACCTACATCCACCATTGCGCCCTCGCGCATTTCACGCTGGGTGATAACCGGGGCATTCCAATGTTGGCTACAGGCCTCGTCTTGCAAATCCGTCAGGGTAGGCCATGCGTCCTGGCAGATGTCCCGCTCATCTGTCGTCCGGCCCTGGAGGTCAGTGCCGAAGGTTCCCTGCACCGTATCGCCATAGGCCAGATAAACCGAACACCGCTCGACACCCAGCCTCTCCCGGGGCAGTTCAACGGCCTTGCGGAGCATCTCGTCCAGGTCGTCGCATGCGATGAGTTCGTCAGCGATCGAGACCACCTGGCGCAGGCCCTGAGCCAGCCTTTCGATCCTCACCTCGCTCGCCTTGCGATCCGTTAGGTCCGTTACGATGGTCACCGCGCCGGTCACATTTCCATGGGCGTCGGTGACCGGTGCAGAATCAAGGGACACCCAGACGGTCGCAGCGCTGGTCGTCGCCTGGTAGGGCCCCTCATAGTGCCCTGGATGCCCATCCAGCGCGGCCCGGATACAGGACAAGACCCTGGTGTCTTTCAGGGTCTTCAGGTCCAGGCCTGCAAGCCGCTCGCGCGTTGTCTGGAGAATCTCAATGAACCGGTCATTGCATTCGGTCAGGATCAGGTCAGTGTCACAATGAAAGATCCCCACCGGCGATCGCTCGAAGAGCAGGCGCCAGCGCTGCTCGCTCTGGGCCAGCTGCTCCGCGGCGCGAGCACGCTGGGTAATGTCGCGGAAAACACAGGTGCGTGGCGCCGGGCCGCTCCCGCTCCTGTCAAGCGTCGAGACCCGCACATCATACAGCCTCCCAGCGCGCTCGACAGTCGCTGTCTGGTCAGTGCTGTTCGCGGGTTCGACCAGAAGCGATAGAAGCTCGGGCCAGTCCCCGAGGGCTTCGGCGACATGTGTCCCAAGGCAGTCCGCCGCCGCCAAACCGGTGATTTCCTCTCCGGCCGGGTTCATATCGATGATGCGGCCTTGACCGTTGAGTACGATCACGCCGTCACGCATTGCCGACACGATTGCCTCACAGGCAATAGGGACGGTCTCCAGAAAGCCGTGCTTGAAGAGACCCCAGAAAATGAAGGCGCCGGTGGCCAGAAAGGCGTAGGGAGTGAGGTCCAGATTCAGACCCCGGAAGGCCCCTGCGATGAAGGCGATGTTTGCGACCCACGGCGGGGCGACCCCAGCGAGTACGATAGCCGCCTGGCCGCGGAAGAGCCGAGGGGTTTGTAGCATGGACTGGAGAAGGATAACGGTGCCGGCGAGAAGGAGCGCGTAAGCGTACGCGACGGATAGGCGCCACCAGATTCCGTGCTGTAATACGGGGACGGTGAAGGGGACCGAGACTTCGGTGCCAATCTGCGCGTACATGAGCCCGTGGTATTCATTGGTCCAGGCGAAGACAATCGCGAGAAGACCGGGAATGGAAAGCAGGGCTATCTGGCGCGGATTGGGGAACTGCGTCCTGCCGGAGTAGTGGAAGGCGAACACGAACCAGGCCACCGGAACCGTCGCAATGCCGACCCACTGAACCTTCGCCCACAGCAGGCCCGCCTCAATACTCCGGCTCAGGAGTTCCATACCATAACCGGCTACCCAGACGGCAATGGCCACTAGGAGCAGCGCGAACGCAGCCGCGCCGGTCACCCTCGCGCGTCGGCGCCAGGCGTAGATGGCGAGCAGCAATTCGAGCCCTGCTCCCCAGAGCAAGGGCAACGCATACCAGATGGCGTGGCTCTGCATGGATCAACTCGTCAATGCGGCCTCTCCAGCGCGAGGCGACGCAAAGGCCTGAATAGAAATGGTTAATGCGTTTATACTACGAAATAGACCGGTGTTTGCCAAGAGATTGTCACGACAAGGGCGGGGGCAAATGGCTGCGCCCCTGGGAACATCGGGACCCAGGGGCACTGTCTGTAGAACCAGCGCCTTGCAGGTGGCCGCTGGGCGGTCTACGGACCGGGGTTGTACCCGAGCTCCTCGGCCTTCCGCGAGTCGAGCCGGCTCTGCTCCGGGTCGACGTCTTCGGATGCAATCGCGCGATGGTAGTAGGCTTCCCCGTACTTTGGGTCAATCTCAATCGCGCGGGTGAAATCGGAGATCGCTTCCTGCACCTGTCCCGCATCCAGCCGCCACAGACCACGCGCGACGAACGCCGGGGCAAGGTCCGGGGCGAGCTCTATGGCAGTCTCTATATCCGCCAGTGCGCGCTTCTTTTCAGGACCGGCGTCCGGGTCTGAGGAATCCTCGAAGGACTTCTCGCCTGCGCGGTAGCCCAAGGCCTCGCCGCGGACCAGGTAGGCTTCCGCCAGGTCGGAGCGCAGCTCAATCGCCTTGTCTGCAAGCGCGATGGCCTCGTCATACTTGCTCGCAAGCAGGGATTCCCGTGCCCGCGCAGCGTATCCGAGGGCAAGCTCCTCGCTTTTTTCAGGGTCTTCATCGGTGCTCTCGGCCGGTCCCGCTGCGTTCCCGGGCTCAGATGGCAGCCGGGTTTGTGGAGGCACAGGAGGCGGCTCTGTGGGCGGTGGAGTACGCGCGCAGCCGCCAATGCACAGGGCAAGACTTAGCATCAAAACCACAGGACCGCATGAGGAAGCGGTCATCGCAGTGGCCTCCGAAGGGTACCTGGATCATGGGCCGGGTCCGTCTCGCAGACCGCCCGGCGCGATCAGAGTTTCACGATCTTGCCCGTTGCTGCCGACTTCTCCGCCGCAAGGCAAGCTTCCACCGCAGCCAGCGACTCCTCGGGTGTGATGACGCTGGGTGGCGTGCCATCCTGGATGCAGCCGGCGAAGTATTGCAGTTCTGCGGGCAGAGCCCCCATGAGCTTCCCGTGGATGGTGGGCCAATAGGTGGTGTCGGGGCAGGTCCACCCCTTCGGTCCCGCCACCGCGAGATTGGGGCTGACCTCCTGAATGCTGATCTGCCCCTTGGTGCCGATAATTTCCATGCGCTCGTCGATCTGAAACGCTGTCTGGTCAGGAAGGCACCAGATATCCTCGAGCACCGCCGACGCGCCGGTATCGAACTTGTACATGGTGACGCCAAGGTCGGGGTTGGGAAAGTCCCGGAACTGGTTGGTCTGGGCGTAAGCGCTCACGATCTTCGCGCCAGTATACCAGAGCATGAGGTCGGTGTCGTGCACCCCATCGCCCACGATCGGACCGATCTTGGGGAGGACTCCGGTGGTCACCCAGCATGGAATGTTGCGCCGCGCGTAAATGTAGAGGATATCGCCGATGGCGCCCTCCTCGATTTGGCGCTTGGCCATGGCATAGCGGGGGTTGAATCGGCAGATATGACCTACCATGAAGTACCCGCGTGCCTTCTTCGCCGCATCCACCAGGCGCCGGCAGTCTTTGACGGTGGAGGCCATGGGCTTCTCACAGAAGACGTGCTTCCCGGCCTTGAGGGCAGCCAGCGCGGGCTCCACATGCTGGTCCCACATGGTCACGATGCTCACAGACTCGAGCTCCGGGTCCGCCAGCATTTCGTGGTAGTCGGTGAACAGCTTCTTCACACCGAATCGCGCGCCGACTTCCTTCAGGCGGGACTTGGTGCGTGTACACAAGGCGTACAGCTCTGCGTTGGGGATGGACTCGATGGCCTCGCAGTGCTTTTCACCAAACCAGCCCAGACCGATAACACCGTGTTTGACCTTGTTCACGGGCTCTCCTCCTTCAGCGTAGGAGCTGGAATGCAGCGATGCGGCTTCTTGTAGCCAATGCACGTTTCTCCGCCGGGCATCAGAGGGCCTCCAGTGCGCGAAACAAAGCGCGCATGCGTTCGGGTGACTTGATCCCCGGTCTCTCCTCCACTCCGCTGGACAGGTCAATGCCGGCCGGACGCACGCTCTGTGCCGCGTGGACAGCATTTTCAGGACAAAGGCCCCCGGCAAGAATGACAGGGACATCCAGAGCCGAGACCACTCTCGCAGCGACATCCCAGTCGCAGGTCAACCCGGTGCCTCCGGACAGGCCGCCCACGGAGGCATCCAGGAGGACAGCGTCGGCGCCTGAGTGGGCAGCCATGGACGCGGTGGCAATTGTCTGCTCGAGGGCATGCGAGGCCTCCACCCCAACCACCCGCCATATCGCCAGGTTGGGAAACTGACGCTTCAGATTCCGCATTGCGCATGCGGTCTCGGACCCGTGTAGCTGCACCGCGGCCGGGGCTGCGGTCTCGACTAGCCGGCGCAGGTCGTCGCGAGGCATGTCCACTACCACGCAGACGAGGGCTCCCGGGGCAGCTTTGGAGAGCTCGGCAGCCCGCGAAATCGTGACCGTGCGCGGCGAGCGCGGGACATCCACCACGCAGCCGACGTACCGCGCGCCCAGCGAGAGAGCCAGCCGGATGTCTTGGGGGCGGGTCATGCCGCAGATCTTGACGAAAGGATGCTGCATGAGTCCTCCAGGGGATGTCGTCTGACGCACCCGCCTAATCCGGTAGATACCCGGACGGCACACACACTCACGGTTTTACATTTCGCTGTTGACTCCTGATCGCCCTCTGTGCTATCGTCCGCCTATCATGCAGACGCGAGAATTGCGAACAGGACTTGGCTACTGGTGGTGGCGCTGGAACCCCTGACCCTGGGGCCCCGCGCCTGTGTCTGCATTCAGAGCATTCGAATCACACACAAAGGCCGTGAGCATCCCCCGGGGGAGCTCACGGTTTTTTCGCATCTGCGCGCGGAAACCATGAGAACCACCGGAGGGAACGGCGGCCGAACCGTCCCGAAAGGTGGACACAACTCATGGTCACGCCCGAGCTTCCCGAGTTCCTCGAACGCGCCAGGCAAGGCGACCTGGTACCGGTCTACCGGGAGATCATCGCCGATCTGGAGAC
This region of Armatimonadota bacterium genomic DNA includes:
- a CDS encoding PAS domain-containing protein — protein: MQSHAIWYALPLLWGAGLELLLAIYAWRRRARVTGAAAFALLLVAIAVWVAGYGMELLSRSIEAGLLWAKVQWVGIATVPVAWFVFAFHYSGRTQFPNPRQIALLSIPGLLAIVFAWTNEYHGLMYAQIGTEVSVPFTVPVLQHGIWWRLSVAYAYALLLAGTVILLQSMLQTPRLFRGQAAIVLAGVAPPWVANIAFIAGAFRGLNLDLTPYAFLATGAFIFWGLFKHGFLETVPIACEAIVSAMRDGVIVLNGQGRIIDMNPAGEEITGLAAADCLGTHVAEALGDWPELLSLLVEPANSTDQTATVERAGRLYDVRVSTLDRSGSGPAPRTCVFRDITQRARAAEQLAQSEQRWRLLFERSPVGIFHCDTDLILTECNDRFIEILQTTRERLAGLDLKTLKDTRVLSCIRAALDGHPGHYEGPYQATTSAATVWVSLDSAPVTDAHGNVTGAVTIVTDLTDRKASEVRIERLAQGLRQVVSIADELIACDDLDEMLRKAVELPRERLGVERCSVYLAYGDTVQGTFGTDLQGRTTDERDICQDAWPTLTDLQDEACSQHWNAPVITQREMREGAMVDVGTGWVAHTPIRSATKSLGFFLNDCAISGGPVDPNLQDIIAIYCSLLGNILERKRTEQALRASERAGWVMLNATHDMAMLVSRDWRIEAINDAMAAELRRPTERLVGARVAAVIPAQLVRAAEPHAEQALRTGQPARFDGSDDGRHYSITLYPIVDEAGDVQRVAVFVSDLTEQRQAEESQRLAAVGQLAAGVAHEFNNILAVMSGRAQLAEAYRRPEDFDELIDAVHRGTARGSEICRNLTSFARPVEPRRAPVNIEEAIEAALRMNSRELANASVEVERRYGAGNCTIWADAGQLEQVFLNLFINACHAMAGGGTLTIETRIDTGADGQRQVVVTVADTGIGIPPEYRSRVFEPFFTTKGRLGESDIPGSGLGLSVSRSIVEAHGGTISLTSEVGEGTVFELRFAEGKGEQPPEPETKSMPCRLDDRTRRRLLVAEDEPDLRSLLDAFLQQRGFEVVVAADAPSALNLLKSCVVDLVVTDYLMPGGGGGDVLRCAREIGVPAIVVSGRSDTDALASDLRAQGAARLLAKPFALDDLINAVLQTLAEASEQAPVPD
- a CDS encoding Gfo/Idh/MocA family oxidoreductase gives rise to the protein MNKVKHGVIGLGWFGEKHCEAIESIPNAELYALCTRTKSRLKEVGARFGVKKLFTDYHEMLADPELESVSIVTMWDQHVEPALAALKAGKHVFCEKPMASTVKDCRRLVDAAKKARGYFMVGHICRFNPRYAMAKRQIEEGAIGDILYIYARRNIPCWVTTGVLPKIGPIVGDGVHDTDLMLWYTGAKIVSAYAQTNQFRDFPNPDLGVTMYKFDTGASAVLEDIWCLPDQTAFQIDERMEIIGTKGQISIQEVSPNLAVAGPKGWTCPDTTYWPTIHGKLMGALPAELQYFAGCIQDGTPPSVITPEESLAAVEACLAAEKSAATGKIVKL
- a CDS encoding phosphoribosylanthranilate isomerase — protein: MQHPFVKICGMTRPQDIRLALSLGARYVGCVVDVPRSPRTVTISRAAELSKAAPGALVCVVVDMPRDDLRRLVETAAPAAVQLHGSETACAMRNLKRQFPNLAIWRVVGVEASHALEQTIATASMAAHSGADAVLLDASVGGLSGGTGLTCDWDVAARVVSALDVPVILAGGLCPENAVHAAQSVRPAGIDLSSGVEERPGIKSPERMRALFRALEAL